One window of Gloeothece citriformis PCC 7424 genomic DNA carries:
- a CDS encoding helix-turn-helix domain-containing protein produces the protein MPYTIPDNCYSCGTCKPQCPTGAIHLDDGKYWIESGLCNDCNEYAGEPQCVVHCPISSPVPVQAKKGRYKALERVATNPDLFFNGKNNTFASSMVIWEACKLLTSTTILPWKTAVDGALSYQRPVKQGRGNLSFRLVENFDSDSLAQGNYVTSSNELETIDIRSACLHLIYAAYATTLEKPWEQEFVIDDQQLEKYLGLDKRKDLSKATKLTLLKTLAQQPCRITAAIDWPQQGKIKGFSVEEDFIWHLLEIKHHFQEDSNGCKHLIGLTFKIRAGLWAKYFLNKQGYKQRTVFYQYGILPKFLLNTVMSIWQQHQGAVRMILWLLFKAKMGRKQSIMVPTLMNIAYGKDKVTQAATQREQRKRLIQKFESNLEVLNSYELKPVFDPVTYFSEIQPLWARLVELPDDADDAIDFWINDGSQEQRLTDPAPRGKWNLLMQARILEFELPQEWDQQLAKFERKKQQRINKNPKSKISHRLSAEQILTARKRQGISQRELAQLIGKSQSWIRDLERGRFTAKPEDQLRLQKILNLS, from the coding sequence ATGCCTTATACAATACCTGACAATTGTTACAGTTGTGGTACTTGCAAACCCCAATGTCCCACCGGAGCCATTCATTTAGATGATGGAAAATATTGGATTGAATCAGGTCTGTGTAATGACTGCAATGAATACGCGGGAGAACCTCAATGTGTTGTACATTGTCCTATCAGTAGCCCGGTTCCAGTGCAAGCGAAAAAGGGAAGATATAAAGCCCTTGAGCGAGTCGCCACCAATCCGGATCTTTTCTTTAATGGAAAAAACAATACTTTTGCCTCTTCAATGGTGATTTGGGAAGCCTGTAAATTATTAACCAGCACCACGATTTTACCCTGGAAGACGGCGGTAGATGGAGCGTTATCTTATCAGCGACCGGTTAAACAAGGTCGAGGAAACCTCTCTTTTCGTTTAGTGGAGAATTTCGACTCGGATAGTCTTGCTCAGGGGAATTATGTCACCTCATCGAATGAGTTAGAAACGATCGATATTCGTTCTGCCTGTTTACACTTAATCTATGCGGCTTATGCAACGACTTTAGAGAAGCCTTGGGAACAAGAGTTTGTCATTGACGATCAACAACTGGAAAAATATTTAGGCTTAGACAAACGCAAAGATCTAAGTAAGGCGACTAAACTGACTCTCCTGAAAACATTAGCTCAACAACCTTGTCGAATTACCGCCGCCATTGATTGGCCACAACAAGGCAAAATTAAGGGATTTTCTGTAGAAGAGGATTTTATCTGGCATTTATTGGAGATTAAACATCATTTCCAAGAAGACAGTAACGGATGTAAACATTTGATCGGTCTGACCTTTAAAATTAGAGCCGGGCTTTGGGCTAAATATTTTCTCAATAAGCAAGGATATAAGCAGCGCACCGTGTTCTATCAGTATGGGATCTTACCCAAATTTTTACTCAATACGGTGATGAGTATATGGCAGCAGCATCAAGGCGCAGTGCGAATGATTTTATGGCTGTTGTTCAAGGCGAAAATGGGCAGAAAACAGAGTATTATGGTTCCTACTCTTATGAATATCGCCTATGGAAAAGATAAAGTGACTCAGGCGGCAACCCAACGAGAACAACGAAAGCGTCTGATTCAGAAATTTGAGAGTAATTTAGAAGTTCTTAATTCCTATGAACTCAAACCGGTTTTTGATCCTGTTACCTATTTTAGCGAAATTCAGCCGTTATGGGCGAGGTTAGTGGAACTGCCTGATGATGCAGATGATGCGATCGATTTTTGGATTAACGATGGGAGTCAAGAGCAGCGTTTAACGGATCCGGCTCCGAGAGGAAAATGGAATTTATTGATGCAAGCTCGAATTTTAGAGTTTGAACTTCCCCAAGAGTGGGATCAACAACTGGCTAAATTTGAACGAAAAAAACAACAACGAATCAATAAAAATCCTAAATCTAAAATTTCTCATCGTCTTTCTGCTGAACAAATTTTAACAGCAAGGAAACGTCAGGGAATTAGTCAGAGAGAACTTGCCCAATTGATCGGAAAAAGTCAAAGTTGGATTCGAGATTTAGAGCGAGGTCGCTTTACTGCCAAGCCTGAAGATCAACTTAGATTACAGAAAATTCTCAATTTGAGCTAA
- a CDS encoding NifB/NifX family molybdenum-iron cluster-binding protein, translating to MKIAIVSQDFQSIGGKTGRARNFLVYEASQETAPILLEKLEVPETEPTFHDLHLDDVTPHPLDQTVLITREAGEGLKERLSRRGITLYITSETDPLAAINGVLQGTLPTLDPTPHKDDGSC from the coding sequence ATGAAAATAGCCATAGTTAGCCAAGATTTTCAAAGTATTGGTGGGAAAACAGGTCGCGCTCGCAACTTTCTGGTCTATGAAGCCAGTCAAGAAACCGCTCCTATCTTACTGGAAAAATTAGAAGTTCCTGAAACTGAGCCAACCTTTCACGATCTCCATTTAGACGATGTAACACCTCATCCTCTAGATCAAACTGTTTTAATAACTAGAGAGGCAGGAGAGGGCTTAAAAGAACGTTTAAGTCGTCGAGGAATTACCCTTTATATTACTAGCGAAACTGATCCTTTAGCGGCTATTAATGGGGTTTTACAGGGAACTTTACCAACTCTAGACCCAACTCCCCATAAAGACGACGGAAGTTGTTAA
- a CDS encoding EamA family transporter — MNKFKTGNLFDLSGFWSLITYLVTSPWIWLGVITLVISLLLYYVAVSRLDLSFVLPILASNYILNALLAWLILDEKVSPLRWIATLVITVGVFIVTINKTRQTRQKFSSAVKNKFKSWVNFGLFALLPFSFSLSPTWSFILIIAVADGFGDLFNAKGMKQIGEVQFESFSHLLEVGKQVITNHWILLGITGQTIAFFSFVSALSLADISFVRPATALTYAISLVGAHFMLKEKIGWGRLVGIIVVGIGIILIDLDKGSSV; from the coding sequence ATGAACAAATTTAAAACCGGTAATTTATTTGATTTATCAGGATTTTGGTCGTTAATCACCTATTTAGTAACTAGCCCTTGGATTTGGCTAGGGGTAATCACTCTAGTTATTTCTCTTTTACTGTATTATGTAGCGGTTTCTCGACTGGATTTAAGTTTTGTTTTACCCATACTCGCCTCTAACTATATTTTAAATGCTTTATTAGCTTGGTTAATTTTAGATGAAAAAGTTTCTCCTCTTCGTTGGATTGCCACTTTAGTTATTACTGTAGGTGTGTTTATTGTCACTATTAATAAAACTCGCCAAACTCGACAAAAATTTTCTTCAGCCGTTAAAAATAAATTTAAATCTTGGGTTAACTTTGGACTTTTTGCCCTGCTGCCGTTCAGTTTTTCTCTGTCTCCAACTTGGAGCTTTATATTAATTATTGCTGTTGCTGATGGGTTTGGGGATTTGTTTAATGCTAAGGGAATGAAGCAGATTGGGGAAGTTCAATTTGAGTCTTTTTCCCATCTTCTAGAAGTCGGAAAACAAGTCATTACTAATCATTGGATTCTCTTGGGAATTACAGGGCAAACTATCGCTTTTTTCAGCTTTGTCTCTGCATTAAGTTTGGCTGATATTAGTTTTGTCCGACCCGCTACTGCCTTAACCTATGCTATTAGTTTAGTCGGGGCACATTTTATGTTAAAAGAAAAAATTGGCTGGGGTCGTTTAGTTGGAATTATTGTTGTTGGTATTGGAATAATTTTAATTGATTTAGATAAAGGTTCTAGCGTTTAG
- a CDS encoding EamA family transporter: MNNIILLISLVLTQVLGDIWLSRGMKEFGGANLFDPSGFVALIAHLFTNPWIWLGVATLVVSLLLYYVAVSRLDLSFVMPIHASSYVFNALLAWLILAEQVTFIRWMAALTITVGVFIVSISENPPTSKPITSALEHRTKSWFKRSMFFLLPLSFSLPKIWLFAVIIAFADGFGDIFNAKGMKQIGAVKLGSLPEMLQIGQKIITNHWIIQGITCQTLSFLSFVSALSWADISFVRPATALTYVISLLGAYFILKERIELGRLIGIVVVGIGILIITLDPSMSL; the protein is encoded by the coding sequence GTGAATAATATTATCTTGTTAATATCCCTGGTATTAACCCAGGTTTTGGGTGACATTTGGCTGAGTCGAGGGATGAAAGAGTTCGGCGGAGCAAATTTATTTGATCCCTCTGGTTTTGTCGCCTTAATTGCTCATCTGTTTACTAATCCTTGGATCTGGCTCGGAGTAGCAACCCTTGTTGTGTCATTATTGTTGTATTATGTGGCAGTTTCTCGGCTAGATCTGAGTTTTGTCATGCCGATACACGCCTCTAGTTATGTTTTTAATGCTTTATTAGCTTGGTTAATTTTAGCAGAACAAGTTACTTTCATTCGTTGGATGGCTGCTTTAACGATTACTGTAGGGGTTTTTATTGTCAGTATTAGCGAAAATCCTCCGACTTCAAAACCCATCACTTCTGCGCTCGAACATCGAACTAAATCATGGTTTAAGCGATCGATGTTTTTCTTGCTTCCTCTGAGTTTTTCTCTTCCTAAAATTTGGTTATTTGCGGTTATAATTGCTTTTGCTGATGGGTTTGGGGATATTTTTAATGCTAAAGGAATGAAACAGATCGGAGCAGTTAAGTTAGGCTCTTTACCCGAAATGTTACAAATTGGCCAAAAAATTATCACTAATCATTGGATTATTCAGGGAATTACTTGTCAAACCTTATCCTTTTTAAGCTTTGTTTCTGCTTTGAGTTGGGCGGATATTAGTTTTGTTCGTCCGGCTACTGCTTTGACTTATGTTATTAGTTTATTAGGGGCTTATTTTATTCTTAAAGAAAGAATAGAATTAGGGCGTTTAATTGGTATTGTTGTTGTTGGGATTGGAATTTTGATTATTACTTTAGATCCTAGTATGAGTTTGTAA
- a CDS encoding ferritin-like domain-containing protein, with the protein MQLGSQAHKELFCKSFIESHLHYEPETLPWPELDGVALERLRGIPFWLEALKTERNAGNMVSAFAETIDDPLIQEAIALQGREETRHGRLIEFLIERYNIEIEEPTPIPMPKNIETAFTDFGFCECLDSYFAFGMFDVARQAQYLPEGFFTIFDPILHEEARHIVFFINWFTYQQINQGLGWSGFRGINTLWHYKRAVQDLISIFKAEGQGFTITGANNFMDNLTPELFFSTCVQENARRMNVFEAELLQPKLLPNISKIALGVLKFFPKGQPTPATEAR; encoded by the coding sequence ATGCAATTAGGAAGTCAAGCCCATAAAGAACTCTTTTGTAAAAGTTTTATAGAAAGTCATTTACACTATGAACCGGAAACCTTACCCTGGCCAGAGTTAGACGGCGTTGCCCTTGAGCGCTTACGGGGAATTCCTTTCTGGTTAGAAGCCTTGAAAACAGAACGTAATGCAGGTAATATGGTGAGTGCCTTTGCAGAAACCATCGATGATCCCCTCATTCAAGAAGCGATCGCTCTGCAAGGAAGAGAAGAAACCCGTCACGGCAGATTAATAGAATTTCTCATTGAGCGTTACAATATAGAAATAGAAGAACCTACCCCTATACCGATGCCAAAAAACATAGAAACCGCTTTTACAGACTTTGGTTTCTGTGAATGTTTGGACTCCTATTTTGCCTTTGGGATGTTTGATGTAGCCCGTCAAGCTCAATATTTACCTGAAGGTTTCTTTACAATTTTTGACCCTATTCTCCATGAAGAAGCCCGTCATATAGTCTTTTTTATTAACTGGTTTACCTATCAGCAAATTAATCAAGGTTTAGGATGGAGTGGGTTTCGGGGTATTAATACTCTTTGGCATTATAAAAGAGCCGTACAAGATTTAATTAGCATATTTAAAGCAGAAGGGCAAGGGTTTACTATTACCGGGGCAAACAATTTTATGGACAATTTAACCCCTGAGTTATTTTTCTCCACTTGTGTACAAGAAAACGCTAGACGGATGAATGTATTTGAAGCAGAGTTACTACAGCCTAAATTACTGCCAAACATTTCTAAAATAGCGTTAGGAGTCCTTAAATTTTTCCCTAAAGGACAACCGACACCAGCAACAGAAGCTAGGTAA
- a CDS encoding DUF2283 domain-containing protein, with product MTFNINYDQDVDAVYIRIENKTVLDFEQIAEGIIIEYDQDNHAVGIELFAVKTLNSERLARLMPLLPEGFKELIAEIVPKIPSLLTI from the coding sequence ATGACTTTTAATATCAATTATGATCAAGACGTAGATGCCGTCTATATTCGCATTGAAAATAAAACGGTTTTAGACTTTGAACAAATAGCTGAGGGGATTATTATCGAGTATGATCAAGACAATCATGCGGTAGGAATTGAATTATTCGCAGTAAAAACGCTTAACTCTGAAAGGCTAGCTCGGCTGATGCCCCTATTACCTGAAGGGTTTAAGGAGCTAATTGCCGAAATTGTCCCCAAAATACCCTCTCTTTTAACAATATAG
- a CDS encoding DOPA 4,5-dioxygenase family protein, translated as MPDITNTAIKGFHAHVYYDASTKQNAQSLREQLEKNFVDIELGRWHDRPIGPHPRWSYQVAFSKELFGEIIPWLMLHQNGLVILVHPLTGNDLADHQDYAMWLGEKVPLNFDVLRK; from the coding sequence ATGCCAGATATTACCAACACTGCTATTAAAGGTTTTCATGCTCATGTTTATTATGATGCTTCAACGAAACAGAACGCCCAAAGTTTGCGGGAACAGCTAGAAAAAAACTTCGTTGACATCGAGTTAGGACGTTGGCACGATCGTCCGATTGGCCCCCATCCCCGATGGAGCTATCAAGTAGCCTTCTCTAAAGAACTATTTGGAGAAATCATTCCTTGGCTAATGCTTCATCAAAATGGATTAGTGATTTTAGTCCATCCTTTAACGGGAAATGATTTAGCAGATCATCAAGATTATGCCATGTGGTTAGGTGAAAAAGTTCCGCTTAATTTTGACGTTTTGCGGAAATAA
- a CDS encoding D-hexose-6-phosphate mutarotase: MNIEQLNQNYAIEPHIKFIEHKSGFPLIEIDNTTAKAVISVYGGQVLSFQPKSHSDDLLFVSNKAYYQQGKAIKGGVPICWPWFGPDPDSKGRPSHGFVRNRLSKVAQTQALSEETTKIILSLSDTPDTREIWAHPFELSLSLTIGSSLTLELVTRNLCEQAVSITQGFHTYFKVGDINQVQVLGLDNTNYFDKVDGGQQKLQTGSVTIDSEVDRIYTSVGEKLTIEDPSLGRRLCITSTGSKSAVVWNPWEKISLQMGDLEDDDYKRFLCVETVNAATDVINIPSGGEYKLMANYTVES, translated from the coding sequence ATGAATATAGAGCAATTAAACCAGAATTATGCTATTGAGCCTCATATCAAATTTATCGAACACAAAAGCGGTTTTCCTCTGATAGAAATCGATAACACAACAGCTAAAGCGGTCATCTCGGTCTATGGGGGTCAAGTGTTGTCTTTTCAACCCAAATCCCACTCTGATGATCTTTTATTTGTGAGTAATAAAGCCTATTATCAACAAGGCAAAGCGATTAAAGGGGGTGTTCCCATCTGCTGGCCTTGGTTTGGTCCAGACCCTGATTCTAAGGGTCGTCCGAGTCATGGTTTTGTCCGTAACCGTTTATCGAAAGTTGCTCAAACTCAAGCTCTATCTGAAGAAACAACAAAGATAATCTTATCCCTAAGCGATACTCCTGATACCAGAGAAATTTGGGCACATCCATTTGAGTTATCCCTATCTTTAACTATTGGTAGTTCCCTTACTTTAGAATTAGTTACCCGTAATCTTTGTGAACAAGCTGTTTCCATTACACAAGGCTTTCATACTTATTTCAAAGTAGGAGATATTAACCAAGTGCAAGTTTTAGGATTAGATAATACCAACTATTTTGATAAAGTTGATGGGGGTCAACAAAAACTTCAAACAGGTTCAGTTACAATTGACTCTGAAGTTGATCGCATTTACACTTCAGTTGGAGAGAAATTAACGATTGAAGATCCGAGTTTAGGTCGTCGTCTTTGCATCACTTCAACAGGGAGTAAAAGTGCTGTAGTTTGGAATCCTTGGGAAAAAATCTCCCTACAAATGGGGGATTTAGAAGATGACGATTACAAAAGATTTTTGTGTGTTGAAACCGTTAATGCAGCCACAGATGTAATTAATATTCCATCAGGGGGAGAATATAAGTTGATGGCTAATTATACTGTAGAAAGTTAA
- a CDS encoding RNA-guided endonuclease InsQ/TnpB family protein produces the protein MLIGFKTEVKCNNKQKTLFFKHAGTARHAWNWGLGLTKQILDHNKDNLENKIKFPTAIDLHKWLVALVKPDNPWYYEVSKCAPQYALRDLRTAWDRSFKKIAKPPRFKKKGNGDSFTLDGSIEVIDHYKVKIPRIGIIRTYERLPFGVKPKSVTISLQADKWFISWKIEVETTQTPKSVDVVGIDLGVLKLATLSTGKVFEGEKSYKKYEKKLSRLQWLNRHKVIGSNNWRKAQVKITRLHRHIANIRKDTLHKLTTYLAKNHSKIVVEDLNVSGMLANRKLAKAVADMGFYEFRRQLEYKCKLYGSELIIADRWFPSSKLCSSCGVVKETLSLSDRVFNCECGVSLDRDLNASINLAHLAAS, from the coding sequence ATGTTAATTGGATTTAAAACTGAAGTCAAATGCAATAACAAGCAAAAAACGCTGTTTTTCAAACACGCAGGGACAGCAAGGCACGCTTGGAATTGGGGATTAGGTTTAACTAAACAAATACTTGACCATAACAAAGACAATCTAGAGAATAAAATTAAATTTCCTACTGCTATTGATCTCCATAAATGGTTAGTTGCTTTGGTTAAGCCAGATAATCCTTGGTACTATGAAGTGTCAAAATGTGCCCCTCAATATGCTTTAAGAGATCTAAGGACAGCTTGGGACAGATCTTTTAAAAAGATAGCTAAACCTCCTAGATTTAAAAAAAAAGGTAATGGAGATAGTTTTACTTTAGATGGGTCAATAGAAGTTATTGATCACTACAAAGTAAAAATTCCTCGTATAGGAATAATTAGAACTTATGAAAGATTACCTTTTGGGGTTAAACCTAAATCAGTTACTATTAGCCTTCAAGCTGATAAGTGGTTTATTAGTTGGAAGATAGAAGTAGAAACCACTCAAACACCCAAAAGTGTTGATGTGGTAGGAATTGACTTAGGGGTTTTAAAGCTGGCTACTCTGTCAACAGGTAAGGTTTTTGAAGGAGAAAAGTCTTATAAAAAGTATGAAAAGAAATTATCCAGACTCCAATGGTTAAATCGGCATAAAGTCATTGGTTCAAATAATTGGAGAAAAGCTCAAGTTAAAATAACTAGGCTTCATAGACATATAGCTAACATCCGTAAAGACACACTACATAAGTTAACTACATATCTTGCTAAGAACCACAGCAAGATTGTAGTTGAAGACTTAAATGTATCAGGAATGTTAGCTAATAGAAAACTAGCTAAAGCTGTTGCTGATATGGGTTTTTATGAATTTCGGAGACAGCTAGAATACAAATGTAAATTATACGGCTCAGAATTAATAATAGCTGACCGTTGGTTTCCCAGTTCTAAACTTTGTTCTAGCTGCGGAGTTGTTAAAGAAACACTATCCTTATCAGACAGAGTTTTTAATTGTGAGTGTGGTGTAAGTTTAGATCGTGACCTTAACGCCTCGATCAACTTAGCGCACTTAGCGGCCAGTTAG
- a CDS encoding LL-diaminopimelate aminotransferase: MQLAKRLETLSTNVFADMDRAKNHARAIGKEIIDLSLGSSDLPASPHVINAIEQSLHDAKTHGYLLFHGTKTFREAVQEWYSNRFGITVDPETEILPLIGSQEGTAHLPLAVLNPGDFALLLDPGYPSHYGGVHLAGGQMYTMPLLAENDFLPVFEEIPTLVLKQAKMMVLSYPHNPTSAIAPLSFFQKAVSFCREHQIVLVHDFPYCDIYFQENNPPASIFQADPQKEISIEFFTFSKSYNMGGFRIGFAIGNAQLIRALKQIKAVVDFNQYRGILNGAIAALQGSQESVKQTVETYKKRRDAFINALHSIGWQVPTPKATMYVWAKLPEPWTHNSVEFCTQLVAATGVAVSPGSGFGKCGEGYVRFALVQDPEVLELAVEKIASFI, from the coding sequence ATGCAACTTGCCAAACGGTTAGAAACTCTCTCAACTAATGTCTTTGCTGATATGGACAGGGCAAAAAACCACGCCAGAGCCATAGGAAAAGAAATTATCGACTTATCTTTAGGCTCTTCTGATTTACCCGCTAGTCCCCATGTCATCAATGCGATCGAGCAGTCTTTACATGATGCCAAAACTCATGGATATTTGTTATTTCATGGCACAAAGACGTTTCGAGAAGCAGTACAAGAGTGGTATTCTAACCGTTTTGGGATTACAGTTGACCCGGAAACGGAAATTTTACCCCTAATTGGTTCTCAGGAAGGAACAGCCCATTTACCTCTGGCGGTCTTAAATCCGGGGGATTTTGCCTTACTTCTCGATCCCGGTTATCCTTCCCATTATGGTGGGGTACATCTAGCCGGGGGGCAAATGTATACTATGCCTTTATTGGCAGAAAATGATTTTTTACCAGTTTTTGAAGAGATTCCTACCCTAGTTTTAAAACAGGCGAAGATGATGGTTTTGAGTTATCCCCATAACCCGACTTCTGCCATTGCTCCCTTAAGTTTTTTTCAAAAAGCGGTCTCTTTTTGTCGAGAACATCAAATTGTTTTAGTTCACGATTTCCCTTATTGTGATATTTATTTCCAGGAAAATAACCCCCCGGCTTCAATTTTTCAAGCTGATCCCCAGAAAGAAATCTCGATAGAATTTTTTACGTTTTCTAAATCTTATAATATGGGAGGGTTTCGCATTGGGTTCGCCATCGGTAATGCTCAATTAATAAGGGCACTTAAACAGATTAAAGCGGTGGTGGATTTTAATCAATATCGAGGGATTTTAAATGGGGCGATCGCAGCTTTACAAGGTTCTCAAGAATCGGTGAAACAGACGGTTGAAACTTATAAAAAACGTCGAGATGCCTTTATTAATGCCCTACATTCGATCGGTTGGCAAGTTCCCACCCCTAAAGCAACGATGTATGTCTGGGCAAAATTACCTGAACCTTGGACTCATAATTCGGTAGAGTTTTGTACTCAGTTAGTCGCCGCAACTGGGGTGGCTGTTTCTCCGGGTTCTGGGTTTGGTAAATGTGGAGAGGGGTATGTTAGATTTGCTTTGGTGCAAGACCCGGAGGTTTTAGAATTAGCTGTAGAAAAAATAGCTTCTTTTATTTGA